One region of Malania oleifera isolate guangnan ecotype guangnan chromosome 6, ASM2987363v1, whole genome shotgun sequence genomic DNA includes:
- the LOC131158336 gene encoding probable acyl-[acyl-carrier-protein]--UDP-N-acetylglucosamine O-acyltransferase, mitochondrial isoform X2, which translates to MSSLLRIRAPLSSALTHLSLRCFSTAFSYGTDGKSVEASLETSPSFIHPAAIVHPDAVIGQGVSVGPFCTVGSSAKLGNGCQLYPGSHIFGNTELGEHCILMPGVVLGDDLPGQTIIGNNNIIGHHAVVGLKCQDMKYKLGEECFLDIGNNNDIREYTSIHRSSKSSEKTVIGDNNLIMGSCHIAHDCKVGNCNIFANNTLLAGHVVVEDYAHTAGGTVVHQFCHVSSFSFVGGGSVVSQDVPKYMIVAGERAELRGLNLEGLRRCGFSSTEIKSLRTAYRKIFMAINANSDGIEGRLSDVEQHEELAQVPAVCSMVQSIRDSFAENRRGICKFRHWSRS; encoded by the exons ATGTCCTCACTCCTCCGCATTCGGGCGCCACTCTCCTCTGCTCTCACCCATCTCTCTCTTCGCTGCTTCTCTACTGCTTTTTCCt ATGGCACGGACGGGAAGAGCGTCGAAGCTTCACTGGAAACGAGCCCTAGTTTCATACACCCAGCTGCGATCGTTCACCCAGATGCTGTAATCGGTCAG GGTGTTTCAGTTGGTCCTTTTTGTACTGTAGGATCCTCTGCAAAGCTTGGGAATGGTTGTCAACTATATCCTGGAAGTCATATATTCGGAAATACAGAACTGGGGGAGCACTGCATTTTGATGCC TGGTGTCGTGCTTGGAGATGATCTTCCAGGGCAAACAATCATTGGAAACAACAACATTATAGGGCATCACGCTGTGGTAGGCCTGAAATGCCAAGACATGAAATACAAG CTAGGTGAGGAATGCTTCCTTGATATTGGTAACAACAATGATATCAGAGAATATACTTCTATCCATCGATCTTCAAAATCAAGTGAAAAAACG GTTATTGGTGATAATAATCTTATTATGGGCTCTTGTCATATTGCCCATGACTGCAAAGTGGGTAACTGCAACATTTTTGCAAACAATACTCTTCTAGCAGGTCATGTTGTTGTAGAa GATTATGCTCACACTGCAGGGGGCACTGTTGTTCATCAATTTTGCCATGTTAGCTCATTTTCTTTCGTTGGGGGTGGTTCTGTG GTTTCACAGGACGTACCAAAGTACATGATAGTGGCTGGAGAAAGAGCTGAGCTCCGTGGTCTGAATCTGGAAGGCCTCCGACGTTGTGGATTCTCGAGCACAGAG ATTAAGAGCTTGAGAACAGCTTACCGGAAGATATTCATGGCTATCAATGCAAATTCAGATGGTATTGAGGGCCGTCTCTCTGACGTG GAGCAGCATGAAGAATTGGCTCAAGTTCCTGCTGTTTGTTCCATGGTGCAATCTATTCGTGATTCTTTCGCAGAAAACCGTCGTGGAATCTGCAAGTTCAGACATTGGAGTCGCTCTTGA
- the LOC131158336 gene encoding probable acyl-[acyl-carrier-protein]--UDP-N-acetylglucosamine O-acyltransferase, mitochondrial isoform X1, which produces MLFRSAGTRRKEISDAGEPSSPALSALSLLSLCFSHPISSPPLSLSLFHGAALMSSLLRIRAPLSSALTHLSLRCFSTAFSYGTDGKSVEASLETSPSFIHPAAIVHPDAVIGQGVSVGPFCTVGSSAKLGNGCQLYPGSHIFGNTELGEHCILMPGVVLGDDLPGQTIIGNNNIIGHHAVVGLKCQDMKYKLGEECFLDIGNNNDIREYTSIHRSSKSSEKTVIGDNNLIMGSCHIAHDCKVGNCNIFANNTLLAGHVVVEDYAHTAGGTVVHQFCHVSSFSFVGGGSVVSQDVPKYMIVAGERAELRGLNLEGLRRCGFSSTEIKSLRTAYRKIFMAINANSDGIEGRLSDVEQHEELAQVPAVCSMVQSIRDSFAENRRGICKFRHWSRS; this is translated from the exons ATGTTATTTCGTAGCGCGGGCACACGGCGCAAGGAAATTTCCGACGCTGGAGAACCTTCGTCGCCTGCTCTTTCTGCTCTCTCACTCTTATCTCTCTGTTTCTCCCATCCAATTTCTTCTCCTCCTCTGAGTCTCTCACTCTTTCACGGTGCTGCTCTCATGTCCTCACTCCTCCGCATTCGGGCGCCACTCTCCTCTGCTCTCACCCATCTCTCTCTTCGCTGCTTCTCTACTGCTTTTTCCt ATGGCACGGACGGGAAGAGCGTCGAAGCTTCACTGGAAACGAGCCCTAGTTTCATACACCCAGCTGCGATCGTTCACCCAGATGCTGTAATCGGTCAG GGTGTTTCAGTTGGTCCTTTTTGTACTGTAGGATCCTCTGCAAAGCTTGGGAATGGTTGTCAACTATATCCTGGAAGTCATATATTCGGAAATACAGAACTGGGGGAGCACTGCATTTTGATGCC TGGTGTCGTGCTTGGAGATGATCTTCCAGGGCAAACAATCATTGGAAACAACAACATTATAGGGCATCACGCTGTGGTAGGCCTGAAATGCCAAGACATGAAATACAAG CTAGGTGAGGAATGCTTCCTTGATATTGGTAACAACAATGATATCAGAGAATATACTTCTATCCATCGATCTTCAAAATCAAGTGAAAAAACG GTTATTGGTGATAATAATCTTATTATGGGCTCTTGTCATATTGCCCATGACTGCAAAGTGGGTAACTGCAACATTTTTGCAAACAATACTCTTCTAGCAGGTCATGTTGTTGTAGAa GATTATGCTCACACTGCAGGGGGCACTGTTGTTCATCAATTTTGCCATGTTAGCTCATTTTCTTTCGTTGGGGGTGGTTCTGTG GTTTCACAGGACGTACCAAAGTACATGATAGTGGCTGGAGAAAGAGCTGAGCTCCGTGGTCTGAATCTGGAAGGCCTCCGACGTTGTGGATTCTCGAGCACAGAG ATTAAGAGCTTGAGAACAGCTTACCGGAAGATATTCATGGCTATCAATGCAAATTCAGATGGTATTGAGGGCCGTCTCTCTGACGTG GAGCAGCATGAAGAATTGGCTCAAGTTCCTGCTGTTTGTTCCATGGTGCAATCTATTCGTGATTCTTTCGCAGAAAACCGTCGTGGAATCTGCAAGTTCAGACATTGGAGTCGCTCTTGA